One Cryobacterium roopkundense genomic region harbors:
- the rpoB gene encoding DNA-directed RNA polymerase subunit beta has product MAAARNATTNSPKNGRSAERLSFAKISDHLTVPDLLALQTESFDWLVGNDIWKKRVAEAQKAGRQDLPNRTGLDEIFEEISPIEDLGETMQLSFTNPELEPEKYTIDECKEKGKTYSAPLYVNAEFMNHLTGEIKTQTVFMGDFPLMTPKGTFVINGTERVVVSQLVRSPGVYFDRQQEKTSDKDIYSARVIPSRGAWLEFEIDKRDQVGVRIDRKRKQSVTVFLKALGLTSEEILEEFKGFASIELTLEKDNILTKEEALKDIYRKLRPGEQVAAEAARALLDNFFFNSKRYDLAKVGRYKINRKLGLEAPLSDSVLTLQDILATIKYLVSLHDNRSTIAGLREGKKTDITIDIDDIDHFGNRRIRAVGELIQNQVRTGLSRMERVVRERMTTQDIEAITPQTLINVRPVVAAIKEFFGTSQLSQFMDQNNPLAGLTHKRRLSALGPGGLSRDRAGVEVRDVHPSHYGRMCPIETPEGPNIGLIGSLASFARINAFGFIETPYRRVVANKVTETIDYLTASEEDDFIVAQANAPLTKDSHFAEDRVLARKKGGEVDLFPAEEIGYMDVSPRQMVSVATSLIPFLDHDDANRALMGANMQRQAVPLLLSDSPLVGTGMEGYTAIDAGDVLTADKAGVVAEVSADVVTIQLDEGGTQDYYLRKFSRSNQGTSFNHRVIVNAGDRIEAGEVIADGPATDQGELALGKNLLVAFMPWEGYNFEDAIILSQNLVKDDTLSSIHIEEYEVDARDTKLGKEEITRDLPNVSPDFLADLDERGIIRIGAEVRPGDILVGKVTPKGETELSAEERLLRAIFNEKSREVRDTSLKVPHGERGTIIGVKVFDSQDGDDELGSGVNQRVVVFIAQKRKITEGDKLAGRHGNKGVISRILPIEDMPFLADGTPVDIILNPLGIPGRMNFGQVLETHLGWIAKQGWQVEGKPKWAARLPEHAFSAAPGTKVATPVFDGALEIEIEGLLDSTTLTRDGERLIGSSGKTQLFDGRSGEPFPNPISVGYMYILKLHHLVDDKIHARSTGPYSMITQQPLGGKAQFGGQRFGEMEVWALEAYGAAYALQELLTIKSDDILGRVKVYEAIVKGENIQEPGIPESFKVLIKEMQSLCLNVEVLSADGTAVSLRDTDDEVFRAAEELGINISTRFESSSIDDI; this is encoded by the coding sequence TTGGCTGCTGCGCGCAACGCAACCACCAACTCACCCAAGAACGGCCGCTCAGCTGAGCGTCTTTCGTTCGCGAAGATTAGCGACCACCTGACTGTTCCGGATCTGCTTGCCTTGCAGACCGAGAGCTTTGACTGGCTCGTTGGCAACGACATCTGGAAGAAGCGCGTCGCTGAAGCCCAGAAGGCCGGACGCCAGGATCTGCCGAATCGCACAGGGCTCGATGAGATCTTTGAAGAGATCTCCCCCATCGAGGACCTCGGCGAGACGATGCAGCTCTCCTTCACCAACCCGGAGCTTGAGCCGGAAAAGTACACCATCGACGAGTGCAAGGAAAAGGGTAAGACCTACTCCGCACCCCTCTACGTGAACGCTGAGTTCATGAACCACCTCACGGGTGAGATCAAGACTCAGACCGTGTTCATGGGTGACTTCCCGCTGATGACGCCCAAGGGCACCTTCGTGATCAACGGCACCGAGCGTGTTGTCGTGTCGCAGCTGGTGCGTTCGCCCGGCGTGTACTTCGACCGCCAGCAGGAGAAGACCTCCGACAAGGACATCTACTCCGCTCGCGTCATTCCAAGCCGTGGTGCCTGGCTCGAGTTCGAGATCGACAAGCGCGACCAGGTTGGCGTGCGTATCGACCGCAAGCGCAAGCAGTCCGTCACGGTCTTCCTCAAGGCCCTCGGCCTCACGAGCGAAGAGATCCTCGAAGAGTTCAAGGGCTTCGCGTCCATCGAGCTCACCCTTGAGAAGGACAACATCCTCACCAAGGAAGAAGCCCTCAAGGACATCTACCGCAAGCTCCGCCCGGGAGAGCAGGTTGCCGCCGAGGCTGCCCGCGCCCTGCTGGACAACTTCTTCTTCAACTCCAAGCGCTACGACCTGGCCAAGGTTGGTCGTTACAAGATCAACCGCAAGCTCGGCCTCGAGGCTCCGCTGAGTGACTCCGTACTGACGCTCCAGGACATCCTGGCCACCATCAAGTACCTGGTCTCCCTGCACGACAACCGTTCCACGATTGCCGGCCTCCGCGAGGGCAAGAAGACCGACATCACGATCGACATCGACGACATCGACCACTTCGGTAACCGTCGTATTCGTGCCGTCGGCGAGCTCATCCAGAACCAGGTTCGCACCGGTCTGTCCCGCATGGAGCGCGTCGTTCGCGAGCGCATGACCACGCAGGACATTGAAGCGATCACCCCGCAGACCCTGATCAACGTGCGCCCCGTCGTCGCTGCGATCAAGGAGTTCTTCGGTACCTCGCAGCTGTCGCAGTTCATGGACCAGAACAACCCGCTCGCCGGCCTCACGCACAAGCGTCGCTTGTCCGCGCTGGGCCCGGGTGGACTCTCCCGTGACCGCGCCGGCGTCGAGGTGCGAGACGTTCACCCCTCGCACTACGGCCGCATGTGCCCCATTGAAACCCCGGAAGGCCCGAACATCGGCCTGATTGGTTCGCTCGCATCGTTCGCGCGCATCAACGCCTTCGGATTCATTGAGACCCCGTACCGTCGCGTTGTGGCCAACAAGGTCACCGAGACCATCGATTACCTCACCGCCAGCGAAGAGGACGACTTCATCGTCGCCCAGGCCAACGCACCGTTGACCAAGGACTCGCACTTCGCGGAAGACCGCGTTCTCGCCCGTAAGAAGGGCGGAGAGGTCGACCTCTTCCCCGCGGAAGAGATCGGTTACATGGACGTCTCCCCGCGCCAGATGGTGTCGGTTGCGACCTCGCTCATTCCGTTCCTCGACCATGACGATGCAAACCGCGCGCTCATGGGCGCGAACATGCAGCGTCAGGCCGTTCCGCTGCTGCTCAGCGACAGCCCGCTCGTCGGAACCGGCATGGAGGGCTACACGGCCATCGACGCCGGCGACGTGCTCACCGCCGACAAGGCCGGTGTTGTCGCCGAGGTGTCAGCGGATGTCGTCACGATCCAGCTCGATGAGGGTGGAACGCAGGACTACTACCTGCGCAAGTTCAGCCGCTCCAACCAGGGCACGAGCTTCAACCACCGCGTCATCGTCAATGCGGGCGACCGCATTGAGGCCGGCGAGGTCATCGCAGACGGCCCCGCAACCGACCAGGGCGAGCTCGCCCTCGGAAAGAACCTCCTCGTGGCATTCATGCCGTGGGAAGGCTACAACTTCGAGGACGCGATCATCCTGAGCCAGAACCTGGTGAAGGACGACACTCTCTCCTCGATTCACATCGAAGAGTACGAGGTTGACGCTCGCGACACCAAGCTGGGCAAGGAAGAGATCACTCGCGACCTTCCCAACGTGTCGCCCGACTTCCTCGCCGACCTCGACGAGCGCGGCATCATCCGCATCGGAGCCGAGGTTCGCCCCGGCGACATCCTCGTAGGCAAGGTCACGCCCAAGGGCGAGACCGAGCTGTCCGCTGAGGAGCGCCTGCTGCGCGCCATCTTCAACGAGAAGAGCCGAGAGGTGCGCGACACCTCACTCAAGGTTCCTCACGGTGAGCGCGGAACGATCATCGGCGTCAAGGTGTTCGACTCGCAGGACGGCGACGACGAGCTCGGCTCGGGCGTCAACCAGCGCGTAGTCGTGTTCATCGCCCAGAAGCGCAAGATCACCGAGGGCGACAAGCTCGCCGGTCGTCACGGTAACAAGGGTGTCATCTCCCGTATTCTGCCGATCGAGGACATGCCGTTCCTCGCCGACGGAACCCCGGTCGACATCATCCTGAACCCGCTGGGTATCCCCGGTCGAATGAACTTCGGTCAGGTCCTGGAGACCCACCTCGGCTGGATCGCCAAGCAGGGCTGGCAGGTCGAGGGCAAGCCCAAGTGGGCTGCTCGTCTTCCGGAGCACGCCTTCAGCGCCGCCCCCGGCACGAAGGTCGCCACCCCGGTCTTCGACGGCGCGCTCGAGATCGAGATCGAGGGTCTTCTGGACTCCACGACGCTCACTCGCGACGGCGAACGCCTCATCGGTTCCTCGGGAAAGACCCAGTTGTTCGACGGTCGCTCCGGCGAGCCGTTCCCGAACCCGATCTCCGTCGGCTACATGTACATCCTGAAGCTGCACCACCTCGTCGACGACAAGATCCACGCTCGTTCGACAGGTCCGTACTCCATGATCACGCAGCAGCCGCTGGGTGGTAAGGCGCAGTTCGGTGGACAGCGTTTCGGTGAGATGGAGGTGTGGGCGCTCGAAGCATATGGAGCCGCGTACGCTCTGCAGGAACTCCTGACCATCAAGTCCGACGACATCCTCGGCCGCGTCAAGGTCTACGAGGCCATCGTCAAGGGTGAGAACATCCAGGAGCCCGGCATCCCCGAGAGCTTCAAGGTTCTGATCAAGGAAATGCAGTCGCTCTGCTTGAACGTCGAGGTTCTCTCGGCCGACGGCACCGCAGTCAGCCTGCGCGACACGGATGACGAGGTCTTCCGTGCAGCGGAGGAGCTCGGAATCAACATTTCCACCCGGTTTGAGTCGTCGTCAATCGACGACATCTAA